The Thermotoga maritima MSB8 region GTCTTTATCTCCTGGAGTATTCTCTCTTTCATAATGGAGGACCCCCAAACGAGGAGTGACTGGATTAATTATCCAACAGATACACTCAAAAAATCAACGGAGAAAAAGAAACAGATCTGAAAAATTTCTAAAGGGGTGGAAAACCCCACCCCTTACCTCACTCTTCTACGCTGATAGCTCCGGTTGGACAGCTGTCAGCGGCGTCCTTCGCACAGGGAAGATCCGTTTCGGGCTGGAGGACCTTTGCCTTTCCATCGTCACCGAGCTGGAAAACGTCAGGACAGAGATTCTCACAAACTCCACATCCAATGCAGGCATCTGCGTCAACTCTTACCTTCATGTTTCGTCCCTCCTTGAAAGGTTTTTGCACGGTATTTATTATAACATTGAAACGAGTACCTCATACATTCTTTTCAATTTTTCCATAAAATCTTTCGCAAAATATTCCATGTCAAAGTCTTCTTCGAAGAACTGATCGTATCCTACTCTGAGTGTGAGAAAGGCCTGTTCCATAGGATTCTGCGCAGGTTGAATGCCCTTTTTCTTTCTCAAAACAACACCCATTTCGTGGAGCAGCGAGATGTGTTCTTTATCTACCCACTCTGGAGTTTCAAGGAACACATCGATTCCCTCGTTTCTCAGAACGATCTTCAGTCGCGATTTTAAAAGTTTCATCATCTTTTCCAGATTCTCATCAGATACCCTGTTTTGGAAGAGAAAGAACTCCATGTTTTTCACTTTTTCTTGAAGGAATATTTTTTGAAGCCAGCTTTCATTTCCGGCGGACCTTAAAACCTTCACCTTCAACGGCATCCTGAATATTCCCGCGGAGACCGAATCCACCTTTTCGAACAGCTTCGTGTAGAAGGAGACCATGGATTCCGGAACATCTGCTTCTACCCTGTATATACACGGTTCCCTATCGAAGGGATCTTCAACGGAGAGATTCAGCAGTCTTCTGTCGGATGTGTCAATCATGAGAAACAGGGATGGGAAACGATGTCTCTTTATTCTGAGTACAAACGTGTGAAGATGCACGTTATCAAGCTTACTCTCGTAGTCTTTAAGAGGATTGTGTACCGATGTTTCCTTCAGAAGAAGTTCCAATTCCCTCTTCATGAAAGGACCACCACCGCATCTCTTCCATACATCTTTCTCGCTTCCTTGAGAAATTCTTCGTTGTGATACCTTGAGAGCACGAAAAGGATTCTTCTCCTTGCGATCGGAACGTCGGTGTGACCATCCGTGAAGACAACTGTTCCCTCTGACCTGAGGACCCTTTCTGAGTAATCGATCGCTGGCTGAAGATCTGTGCTTCCTCCTCCCACAATCTCCAGATCCTTCCACTTTCCAGATCTGTACTTCATAGCCGATGTAACACTCTTGTCAACCTGAACGAGCCAGAGTTCTTCCCCTGCTATGTTCGAGATCTTCTCGAGTTCGGAAATAAACTGGTTCAGCTCCTTCTCCACAATACTTCCGCTGGTGTCCACCACAGCGGCTATTCTGGGAAGGTACTCGTTCCTCCAGCCAGGGAGGTGATCGTACCTTCTGTTTGGCCTCAACGGAGTTGTGTAGCGATCCGCTTTTATCGAAACACCGAAAAACCTCCTGAGGAGTGTTTTCCAGTCCAGTTCGGGATTTTCGAGCGAGAGCGAAACTTCCCTTCTTACTCCAGAGGGAAGAGTATTTCCAAAGAGGTTGAAAGCTTTCTTGGTCCTGTCTTTTGTGAGGTCGAGGATCATCTCAACTGGGACGTCTTCCTCGAACAGTCCCGAGTGGTCGTCGACGTTATCCCGAAACTCTGCCACCACTTCCACATCGTACCTTCCGAGTCTTTCCATCTCCTCTAAAATCCATTTATGATACATTTCAGCGTTTTCGAACATCATCCACTCAGGTGGCAGTACGAAGAGCGTGTCGTTGTCCGTTGTGTGACCTTCCTTCACGAGTACGTCGAGCGGTACCCCAAAGGCTGCAAGTTCCGGGATGTACTGGTTTATAGCGGCATCCATGGCAAGATCCCATATTTTTCTGTCTCTTTCATCCTTAGGCTTTATTCGAAAGTGCTGGAGAACGATGTGCATGACCTCGTGTATCAGAAGAGCCTGAACCATTCTCAGAGGCTTTTTTCCTATCGCTTCTGGATTGTACAACAACATCACATCTCCGGTTGTGGAGAAAGAGAGTTTCAGATTCCTCGTATTCTTCGATGGTACCAGCTTGACACCGAGAAGAACGTAATAATAGAACGGTGATTCCTTTCCTATGTTCAGCAAAGCCTTTTTGAGAGTTTCCTCACCTTTCATAGCTCGTTCACCATTTTCCTCATGTCTTCTCTTTCCAGCATCTTCTCGAGTATTTTATCGAAGATCCAGGACTTTTCTCCTTCCTTTTGAGCTTCATCGACCAGAAACCTTAAAACACCGTAGAAAGATTCCTTAGGCATGATTTCGGAAAGTCGGACCAGGTTCTTCGATACGTCGTCCAGGTGTCTTTCAAGTGTTCTCACGTCCACTTTACTCAGAAAATCTACTATCCTGAGAACAAGAGTGTTCGCAGCGTGTATGTCTTCCAAATTTTCTATCTTTCCATCAAAGAGCACACTTTCCACAGAAGGGATCTTTACTCTCTGAAAGAACGAATCATAAAAGGCCTTTGCAGCCTCTGGCCCCACGATTCCTGCCGCGATGACGTAGCCGTACTTTTCTTTTTCATCATCCGTCAGAGTTTTCAGCACATTTGAGAGCTTGTACCAGCTTCTCGGGGAAGGTTTCAGGGATGTTCTCAGAGAGAGACTTCTTTCGGAGAAAAGGAACTCAGGGTAGTCCCTTATGAAGTCTCTCACTTCTTTCGATACATTGTTCTTCTCAGCCCACTCCAGCCACTCGGAAACGTCTGGGTTCACTTCCAGAATGAAGAATCGAGATATGAACGCAGGATCTGTAATGAGATCGGCCTGATCGTACTCTTCCTCCGGGGGGTTCATGGCTGCCATGATCCACGTTCCTTCCGGCAAGATATGGTTGTGAATTCTTCTATCCACAAGGAGCTGCATGATCGCGTTTCTGACGGAACGATGGGCTCTGTTTATCTCATCGAGAAAAAGAATCGTATCGCCGCTTTCGGGCCACCAGTCCGGTTTTAAAAAGACGGTTTTCTCTTCTGTGCGGGCGGGAAGTCCTATCAAATCACCCGGTTCCATCTGAGAAAGAACCAGGATGATCAGTTTTCTTTCGGTTTCTCTGGCTATGTCCCTGGCGATATCCGTTTTTCCCACACCGAAATGCCCTACCAGAAGCGGTATCTCACCGGCCATCATGATCTTTTTTGCGAGGTACTTTGCCTCTTCTACGCGCACCTTTTCACCTTCCCTTCTCCATCTTCAAATGATATCATGTATTTCTGGGTGGGGTGGTAAGGTGAAAATGCTCGGGATCGTTCTCACAGCAGTCGTTATTTTCATCGTTTTCATCCTGAGCCTGATCGAGAAAAGGAAAAAAGTCGATGTTGAAACTGTTTGCCGAACTGTAAAAAGGTACTACGAAGGCAGAAGATACCAGATCTCTCATAAAACAGTGAGCGGTTGTGAAGTGTTTCTGATCAAAAAAGGTCTCAGAAAGATCATCATCTGTGTGGGCAGCGTGAACTTCGATGTGGTGAAAGAAATCCTCTACATGGCATACACGAACAGAACACGTGACATCAGGGTAGCTTATTCTTCCATCACGAAGGAATCTCTGGAAGCGTTTGAAAGAATGAGAAGAAATTCGAAAATACACAAAACGAAGGTGAAAGTGCATGATTTATATCATTTTGAGTCTGTTGTCTTTTAGCCTTCTTGTTCTCTTTCTGCAATGGGGGAAGAAAAGGAGAAAACAAGACCTCAGAAACCTTCTCGAGGCGGGTCTCAAGAATCCATATCGGTTCGAGGAATTCGCCAGAGAATATCTGAAAGAACACGGTTTTAGATCGGTGAGAACAACGCGAAAGAGTAAGGATTTTGGGGCAGATATCGTTGCGAAAAGACGAGGAAGCACAGTGGTTTTCCAGGTGAAGAGAAGAAACTCTACGGTGGAGAAAGAGGTCGTGAAGGAACTCGTTGCGGCGGCCTATATTTATGGTGCCACGGAAGTTGGAATTTTCACGAACGGCGAGCTTTCCACCGGCTTGAAAAAAGAGCTCGAGGAACTGAAAAGATCGGGTGGTTTCATAAAGAGGGTCCATGTCGTAAAGAACATCAATCCTGAGGAACTCTGAAGCGCACGATCCAGATGTCTGGCTCACTACCCTTTTCGTACACAGAGAAAGCCACCAACTTTCCGTCCTCAGAGAACGCAGGATAGAACGCATCGTAAGGGATCTTTTCCGTCAGGCACCAGACTTTCCCACTTTCCAAATCCTTTGCGTATATCCTGAAAACACCGTCCCTGTTCGAGGAGAAAATCAGGTAATTTCCAAACACATCCGGATCGAACTCGTTGTAAGGACTGTTTTCCAGAACCGTCACCGTTCCATCCGGAAGGAGTTCGTATATCCCAAAGTTTGACTCTTTGAGTCCCACGAACACGATACCCTGATTTCCCTTGGCCGGTGTGAAAACCCAGTCGAACGGAAGAT contains the following coding sequences:
- a CDS encoding DUF4895 domain-containing protein, with amino-acid sequence MKRELELLLKETSVHNPLKDYESKLDNVHLHTFVLRIKRHRFPSLFLMIDTSDRRLLNLSVEDPFDREPCIYRVEADVPESMVSFYTKLFEKVDSVSAGIFRMPLKVKVLRSAGNESWLQKIFLQEKVKNMEFFLFQNRVSDENLEKMMKLLKSRLKIVLRNEGIDVFLETPEWVDKEHISLLHEMGVVLRKKKGIQPAQNPMEQAFLTLRVGYDQFFEEDFDMEYFAKDFMEKLKRMYEVLVSML
- a CDS encoding ferredoxin, which encodes MKVRVDADACIGCGVCENLCPDVFQLGDDGKAKVLQPETDLPCAKDAADSCPTGAISVEE
- a CDS encoding restriction endonuclease, with the translated sequence MIYIILSLLSFSLLVLFLQWGKKRRKQDLRNLLEAGLKNPYRFEEFAREYLKEHGFRSVRTTRKSKDFGADIVAKRRGSTVVFQVKRRNSTVEKEVVKELVAAAYIYGATEVGIFTNGELSTGLKKELEELKRSGGFIKRVHVVKNINPEEL
- a CDS encoding AAA family ATPase; the encoded protein is MRVEEAKYLAKKIMMAGEIPLLVGHFGVGKTDIARDIARETERKLIILVLSQMEPGDLIGLPARTEEKTVFLKPDWWPESGDTILFLDEINRAHRSVRNAIMQLLVDRRIHNHILPEGTWIMAAMNPPEEEYDQADLITDPAFISRFFILEVNPDVSEWLEWAEKNNVSKEVRDFIRDYPEFLFSERSLSLRTSLKPSPRSWYKLSNVLKTLTDDEKEKYGYVIAAGIVGPEAAKAFYDSFFQRVKIPSVESVLFDGKIENLEDIHAANTLVLRIVDFLSKVDVRTLERHLDDVSKNLVRLSEIMPKESFYGVLRFLVDEAQKEGEKSWIFDKILEKMLEREDMRKMVNEL
- a CDS encoding vWA domain-containing protein, which gives rise to MKGEETLKKALLNIGKESPFYYYVLLGVKLVPSKNTRNLKLSFSTTGDVMLLYNPEAIGKKPLRMVQALLIHEVMHIVLQHFRIKPKDERDRKIWDLAMDAAINQYIPELAAFGVPLDVLVKEGHTTDNDTLFVLPPEWMMFENAEMYHKWILEEMERLGRYDVEVVAEFRDNVDDHSGLFEEDVPVEMILDLTKDRTKKAFNLFGNTLPSGVRREVSLSLENPELDWKTLLRRFFGVSIKADRYTTPLRPNRRYDHLPGWRNEYLPRIAAVVDTSGSIVEKELNQFISELEKISNIAGEELWLVQVDKSVTSAMKYRSGKWKDLEIVGGGSTDLQPAIDYSERVLRSEGTVVFTDGHTDVPIARRRILFVLSRYHNEEFLKEARKMYGRDAVVVLS